Proteins encoded in a region of the Triticum dicoccoides isolate Atlit2015 ecotype Zavitan chromosome 3A, WEW_v2.0, whole genome shotgun sequence genome:
- the LOC119273007 gene encoding uncharacterized protein LOC119273007: MAFSGAQMLAAFTLGILLMAFCAEARVCMSPSKWYKGDPCKNVRCTKACHKEHFKGGFCSTKKLIVDDELNEDNSDNSFGKWPKKKSKKSCMCTFPCGQTPPPPSEPDVPEPPEVPVPGPPPRAGHIY; the protein is encoded by the exons ATGGCGTTCAGCGGCGCCCAGATGCTCGCTGCCTTCACCCTCGGCATTCTCCTCATGGCCTTCT GTGCGGAGGCTCGGGTATGCATGTCCCCTAGCAAGTGGTACAAAGGGGACCCTTGCAAGAACGTGCGTTGCACCAAGGCTTGTCACAAAGAACACTTCAAGGGTGGGTTTTGCTCCACTAAAAAGTTGATCGTTGATGACGAGCTCAACGAAGACAACAGCGACAACAGCTTTGGCAAATGGCCtaagaaaaaatcgaaaaaatcgtGCATGTGTACATTCCCATGCGGTCAAACCCCGCCACCACCGTCGGAACCTGATGTGCCAGAGCCGCCCGAAGTGCCAGTGCCCGGGCCACCGCCGAGGGCCGGCCACATTTATTGA